The sequence TTTATGCCCGGGATGAGGCAAGGTGAATGTACTCCCCACCCCGACACACACAAATCATCGAACACAGCGGCCTGATACCTGGTACCCGGAGCAGCGGACCATGCCACCGGAAAAACATTGAAATACCGGCATCCATATGATACAATTCTCTGGTAATAACAATTATCATTTTATTGAATAAATCCACCAGGCGTTCCGGGTATCAGTTCTGGAGTAGATTCATCATGAGAAAATTCTGCCTTCTCAGGTCGTTTCTGACTGTCAGGATCATCCTTGCTCTTGTCTTATTTCTGGCCGTCATCTATCTGACGGTCCCCGGGTCCGATCTTCAGGCCCGAAACCCGATCAAAAACACATTCTTTTCCATATATCCAACAGCCGAAGGTACCGCGCTGGACGATCTGCCAAGTAACGGCAGTCATTGCGGAGTCTGCCATTTTGATTTCGGCGGAGGCGGGCAGAGAAATCCCTACGGCCTTGCTATCGAGATCGGCCTGAACAACGGGCTATCTAATACCGATGCGATCCTCGCGGCACACGACCTCGACTCGGACTCGGACGGATACAAGAATTACATCGAGATAACTGATGTTGTGAACTTCTCCAACACTCCGACATTTCCCGGACTGTATGAGGGAAACAAGGACAATGCACTCAACGTCGACATCGTAGACATAGAACCCTACCTCACACCTGCGGGTGCGACCGATATTATCGCTCCGACCGTTGATATGATAGATCCCGATGGAGGGGAGATCCTCCCGGCCGGTTCATACTACTCCATCAACTACACAGCTGACGATGCCAGCGGAGTGTCGCATATAAACATCTATCTTTCAGATGACGGAGGTGCGACCTTCAAGCAGGTAGGAAAGAACGAGCCTGCAGGCACCGGTTTTTCCTGGTTCGTACCTAATTATCCTGGAGCATCCAACAGGATAAAGGTCGAAGCGGTTGACAACGCGAGCAATCCCGGTTCCGACGTCAGCCTCTCCGATTTTTCGATCACTGCTACTCCAGCTGGATATGTTCCCTCCACACTCAGGGATATGGACATGACCGGCACTCAGCCTCATGAAGGCGCGATCCTGGAAGACCCTGACGTCTCCTGCGCCACATGCCATGGTAATTACGATGAGGCTGCCGAACCCTGGTACAACTGGCGGGGAAGCATGATGGGCCAGGCGGCCCGGGACCCACTGTTTCTGGCCTGCATGACCATTGCCGAACAGGACGTTCCTTCGGTGGGCGACATCTGCATCAAGTGTCATTTTCCCGGAGGATGGCAGGAAGGAAGATCTGTCGATACAAGCGGTGAGATGCTTACCGTCCTTGACAGGCACGGAGTCCAGTGTGACTTCTGCCATCGCATAGTCGATTACGACTATGTAGAGGGTATCAGCCCCGCCGCTGACCCCACAGTGCTTTCCACGGTAGATCCACTACCACTTCAATACGCCAACGGCCAGTTCATCAACGATCCCGGCCCCGTCAAGAGGGGCCCATATTCGGACGCCGAGGCCAGTCACGCTTTCGTCGAGTCGCCTATTCACAGATCGGCAGATCTGTGCGGAACCTGTCATGATGTGAGCAACCCCGTTTTCGTCAAGATCTCCCCGGGTGACTATGCTCCTTCCGCTTTCGACGAGGAGCATCCCGACATGGAGATCAGGAATATGTTGCCGGTCGAACGGACCTACAGTGAATGGACCAGGAGCGAATATGCTGCATCAGGCGTCTATGCTCCCCAATTCGCGGGTAACAAAGCGGACGGAATAGTATCTACCTGCCAGGATTGCCACATGAGGGACACCTACGCCAAGGGAGCAAACGTGACGGGCGTCAACGACCGTGCGGACCTGGCGATTCACGACCTGACCGGCGGGAATACATTCGTTCCAAAGACGATCTCCGCATTCTTCCCCGACGAGGTAGACGAAGCTCAGCTTAACGATGCTATCTTGAGAGCCAGATCGATGCTGCAGAAAGCTGCCAGCCTTGAAGTGATCCCCGAAGATTTCGGAATATCTATAAAGGTGACTAACGAGACCGCGCACAAACTGCCTTCCGGATATCCCGAGGGAAGAAGGATATGGCTTAATGTCAAAGCGCTGGATGTGAACGGGCAGGTCATTTACGAATCTGGACAATACGATTACAATGAGGCCCTGCTTCTCAAAGACTCCCAGAT comes from Candidatus Latescibacterota bacterium and encodes:
- a CDS encoding cytochrome c family protein produces the protein MRKFCLLRSFLTVRIILALVLFLAVIYLTVPGSDLQARNPIKNTFFSIYPTAEGTALDDLPSNGSHCGVCHFDFGGGGQRNPYGLAIEIGLNNGLSNTDAILAAHDLDSDSDGYKNYIEITDVVNFSNTPTFPGLYEGNKDNALNVDIVDIEPYLTPAGATDIIAPTVDMIDPDGGEILPAGSYYSINYTADDASGVSHINIYLSDDGGATFKQVGKNEPAGTGFSWFVPNYPGASNRIKVEAVDNASNPGSDVSLSDFSITATPAGYVPSTLRDMDMTGTQPHEGAILEDPDVSCATCHGNYDEAAEPWYNWRGSMMGQAARDPLFLACMTIAEQDVPSVGDICIKCHFPGGWQEGRSVDTSGEMLTVLDRHGVQCDFCHRIVDYDYVEGISPAADPTVLSTVDPLPLQYANGQFINDPGPVKRGPYSDAEASHAFVESPIHRSADLCGTCHDVSNPVFVKISPGDYAPSAFDEEHPDMEIRNMLPVERTYSEWTRSEYAASGVYAPQFAGNKADGIVSTCQDCHMRDTYAKGANVTGVNDRADLAIHDLTGGNTFVPKTISAFFPDEVDEAQLNDAILRARSMLQKAASLEVIPEDFGISIKVTNETAHKLPSGYPEGRRIWLNVKALDVNGQVIYESGQYDYNEALLLKDSQ